From the genome of Bacteroidota bacterium:
TTGCTGTGGGGTTGTAACTAAAACAACTCCTGTTAGCGGAAAGTTTTGGCAAAGGGTTAATTGGATATCTCCAGTGCCAGGAGGAAGATCTATAATAAGGTAATCCAAATTGCCCCAATCTACATCGTTCATTAGTTGACGTAGGGCTGCCGATATCATAGGGCCACGCCACACCACGGCTTGTCCGGGTTCTAATATGAGACCAACAGAGATAGCCTTAATACCAAACTTATCAATGGGCACCATTAAGTTTTTGCCATTCACTTCACGCATCTCAAGCGGACTTCTTTGCAAACCAAGCATGGTGGGAATAGAAGGGCCATAAATATCTGCATCCAACAAACCTGTCTTTGCACCCGTTTTTGCCAGCGAGAGTGCGAGGTTTACGGCGATGGTCGACTTGCCCACGCCACCCTTGCCTGAGGCGATAGCTATAATGTTTTTAATACCTTTAAGTTCGCTACGCTCTTGCCCTGTTACACGGCTGGTCATCTTTATTTCAAGGTCTATATCTTTACTTATAAAGTGGCGAACAGCAGTGGTACAAGCGTGTTGTATCATATCTTTCATGGGGCATGCGGGTGTGGTAAGCTCCACTTCAAAGTATATTTTGGTGGGGGTGATATCTATCTGCTGCACCATGCCCAAGGTAACGATATCCTTTTTTAAGTCGGGGTCATCTACATTGCTAAGGGCTTGCAGCAATTGTTTTACGGTAATTTCCATCTTTGTTATTTGCTGCAAAGGTAGGGGAATTCGGATTTGGGATTCTGGATTTGGGCTGACGCCTGAATGTTGCAGTAGCATTTGCGAGTGAATGTTTCAGAATCTATTATTTAACTAAATTAATTATACAACCCTGCTATTCCTTGCTTTACATTAATTTTGCCGCATACATGCTCAACAACAAACAAATAAAAACAGTACAAGTGGTAATGGTCTTTTTTATAGTGAGTACCGTGATGTGTGTTGCTTATATAATATACTCGCATAGTAAACAAAAGATTGATAATGACGAAAGGGAGTATTATAAAGATTTAAGTAATACTTATATAAACAGCCGTGATAGTTTACTTAAGGCTGCTCAAACAAATGACACTTTATATATTGTACCTACTGATACTTTGGCTAAGATGAAGTATTATAG
Proteins encoded in this window:
- a CDS encoding Mrp/NBP35 family ATP-binding protein; protein product: MEITVKQLLQALSNVDDPDLKKDIVTLGMVQQIDITPTKIYFEVELTTPACPMKDMIQHACTTAVRHFISKDIDLEIKMTSRVTGQERSELKGIKNIIAIASGKGGVGKSTIAVNLALSLAKTGAKTGLLDADIYGPSIPTMLGLQRSPLEMREVNGKNLMVPIDKFGIKAISVGLILEPGQAVVWRGPMISAALRQLMNDVDWGNLDYLIIDLPPGTGDIQLTLCQNFPLTGVVLVTTPQQVALDDAEKAAAMFNMPMIKVPLLGVVENMSWFTPPELPNNKYYIFGQGGGQKLATQFDIELLGQIPLSIPVGKAGDEGVPIVASNDILCNAFNELAGQVARQVSIINNIKTQNIVSV